One part of the Arabidopsis thaliana chromosome 1 sequence genome encodes these proteins:
- the MLO6 gene encoding Seven transmembrane MLO family protein (MILDEW RESISTANCE LOCUS O 6 (MLO6); CONTAINS InterPro DOMAIN/s: Mlo-related protein (InterPro:IPR004326); BEST Arabidopsis thaliana protein match is: Seven transmembrane MLO family protein (TAIR:AT1G11310.1).) — translation MADQVKEKTLEETSTWAVAVVCFVLLLISIVIEKLIHKIGSWFKKKNKKALYEALEKVKAELMLMGFISLLLTIGQGYISNICIPKNIAASMHPCSASEEARKYGKKDVPKEDEEENLRRKLLQLVDSLIPRRSLATKGYDKCAEKGKVAFVSAYGMHQLHIFIFVLAVCHVIYCIVTYALGKTKMRRWKKWEEETKTIEYQYSHDPERFRFARDTSFGRRHLSFWSKSTITLWIVCFFRQFFRSVTKVDYLTLRHGFIMAHLAPGSDARFDFRKYIQRSLEEDFKTIVEINPVIWFIAVLFLLTNTNGLNSYLWLPFIPFIVILIVGTKLQVIITKLGLRIQEKGDVVKGTPLVQPGDHFFWFGRPRFILFLIHLVLFTNAFQLAFFVWSTVSKQSCILHELETVDVIIRISIGLLVQILCSYVTLPLYALVTQMGSKMKPTVFNERVATALKSWHHTAKKNIKHGRTSESTTPFSSRPTTPTHGSSPIHLLRNAPHKRSRSVDESFANSFSPRNSDFDSWDPESQHETAETSNSNHRSRFGEEESEKKFVSSSVELPPGPGQIRTQHEISTISLRDFSFKR, via the exons ATGGCGGATCAAGTTAAAGAAAAGACATTGGAGGAAACTTCTACATGGGCCGTCGCGGTGGTTTGCTTCGTCTTGCTTCTGATTTCGATCGTTATTGAAAAACTTATTCATAAAATTGGATCC tggtttaaaaagaagaacaaaaaagctCTATATGAAGCACTTGAAAAAGTGAAAGCAG AGCTTATGCTGATGGGATTCATATCACTACTTCTAACAATTGGACAAGGATATATCTCAAATATTTGCATCCCTAAGAACATCGCAGCATCGATGCACCCTTGTAGTGCATCCGAAGAAGCAAGAAAGTATGGTAAGAAAGATGTCCcaaaggaagatgaagaagaaaacttgcGTCGAAAGCTTCTACAGTTAGTTGATTCTCTTATTCCTCGAAGGAGTTTGGCTACTAAAGGTTATGATAAGTGTGCAGAGAAG GGAAAAGTCGCTTTTGTATCGGCTTATGGCATGCATCAGCTGCATATATTCATCTTTGTTCTTGCGGTTTGTCATGTGATCTACTGCATTGTTACTTATGCTTTGGGAAAGACCAAA ATGAGAAGGTGGAAGAAGTGGGAAGAGGAGACTAAGACTATCGAATATCAGTATTCACACG ATCCCGAGAGGTTTAGGTTTGCGCGGGATACATCTTTCGGGCGTAGACATCTGAGTTTCTGGAGCAAATCAACTATTACGCTGTGGATTGTATGTTTCTTCAGGCAGTTCTTTAGATCTGTAACCAAAGTTGATTACTTAACACTGAGACATGGTTTCATCATG gCCCATTTGGCTCCTGGGAGCGACGCAAGGTTCGATTTCCGAAAGTATATTCAGAGATCACTAGAGGAAGACTTCAAAACCATTGTCGAGATCAA CCCTGTGATCTGGTTCATAGCTGTGCTATTCCTCCTGACAAACACAAACG GATTGAATTCTTACCTCTGGCTACCGTTCATTCCCTTCATC GTGATTCTTATTGTTGGAACAAAACTTCAAGTGATAATAACAAAACTAGGACTTAGAATCCAAGAGAAAGGCGACGTAGTGAAAGGCACACCGCTAGTTCAACCCGGTGATCATTTCTTCTGGTTCGGTCGTCCACGTTTCATTCTCTTCCTCATTCACTTAGTCCTCTTCACG AACGCGTTTCAACTAGCTTTCTTTGTCTGGAGTACGGTAAGCAAGCAATCCTGCATTCTCCATGAACTTGAAAC AGTTGACGTGATCATCAGAATCTCAATCGG ACTTTTAGTTCAGATTCTTTGCAGCTACGTTACTCTTCCTCTATATGCTCTTGTTACTCAA ATGGGTTCAAAGATGAAACCAACAGTGTTCAACGAGAGAGTAGCAACAGCGTTAAAGAGTTGGCATCACACAgctaagaaaaatatcaaacatgGAAGAACTTCAGAATCAACAACACCTTTCTCTAGTAGACCAACAACACCAACTCATGGTTCTTCTCCGATTCATCTCCTTCGTAATGCTCCTCACAAACGAAGCAGAAGCGTTGACGAAAGCTTTGCGAATTCGTTTTCTCCGAGAAACTCTGATTTCGATTCGTGGGATCCTGAGTCTCAACATGAAACTGCTGAGACTTCGAATTCGAATCATCGTTCTAggtttggagaagaagaatcggagaaaaagtttgtttcttcatcagtGGAACTTCCTCCTGGACCTGGACAAATACGAACACAGCATGAGATTAGTACTATAAGCTTAAGGGATTTTTCGTTTAAGCGatga
- the MLO6 gene encoding Seven transmembrane MLO family protein (MILDEW RESISTANCE LOCUS O 6 (MLO6); FUNCTIONS IN: calmodulin binding; INVOLVED IN: defense response to fungus, incompatible interaction, cell death, defense response; LOCATED IN: plasma membrane; EXPRESSED IN: 26 plant structures; EXPRESSED DURING: 8 growth stages; CONTAINS InterPro DOMAIN/s: Mlo-related protein (InterPro:IPR004326); BEST Arabidopsis thaliana protein match is: Seven transmembrane MLO family protein (TAIR:AT1G11310.1); Has 556 Blast hits to 535 proteins in 58 species: Archae - 0; Bacteria - 0; Metazoa - 0; Fungi - 0; Plants - 551; Viruses - 0; Other Eukaryotes - 5 (source: NCBI BLink).), whose protein sequence is MADQVKEKTLEETSTWAVAVVCFVLLLISIVIEKLIHKIGSWFKKKNKKALYEALEKVKAELMLMGFISLLLTIGQGYISNICIPKNIAASMHPCSASEEARKYGKKDVPKEDEEENLRRKLLQLVDSLIPRRSLATKGYDKCAEKGKVAFVSAYGMHQLHIFIFVLAVCHVIYCIVTYALGKTKMRRWKKWEEETKTIEYQYSHDPERFRFARDTSFGRRHLSFWSKSTITLWIVCFFRQFFRSVTKVDYLTLRHGFIMAHLAPGSDARFDFRKYIQRSLEEDFKTIVEINPVIWFIAVLFLLTNTNGLNSYLWLPFIPFIVILIVGTKLQVIITKLGLRIQEKGDVVKGTPLVQPGDHFFWFGRPRFILFLIHLVLFTNAFQLAFFVWSTYEFGLKNCFHESRVDVIIRISIGLLVQILCSYVTLPLYALVTQMGSKMKPTVFNERVATALKSWHHTAKKNIKHGRTSESTTPFSSRPTTPTHGSSPIHLLRNAPHKRSRSVDESFANSFSPRNSDFDSWDPESQHETAETSNSNHRSRFGEEESEKKFVSSSVELPPGPGQIRTQHEISTISLRDFSFKR, encoded by the exons ATGGCGGATCAAGTTAAAGAAAAGACATTGGAGGAAACTTCTACATGGGCCGTCGCGGTGGTTTGCTTCGTCTTGCTTCTGATTTCGATCGTTATTGAAAAACTTATTCATAAAATTGGATCC tggtttaaaaagaagaacaaaaaagctCTATATGAAGCACTTGAAAAAGTGAAAGCAG AGCTTATGCTGATGGGATTCATATCACTACTTCTAACAATTGGACAAGGATATATCTCAAATATTTGCATCCCTAAGAACATCGCAGCATCGATGCACCCTTGTAGTGCATCCGAAGAAGCAAGAAAGTATGGTAAGAAAGATGTCCcaaaggaagatgaagaagaaaacttgcGTCGAAAGCTTCTACAGTTAGTTGATTCTCTTATTCCTCGAAGGAGTTTGGCTACTAAAGGTTATGATAAGTGTGCAGAGAAG GGAAAAGTCGCTTTTGTATCGGCTTATGGCATGCATCAGCTGCATATATTCATCTTTGTTCTTGCGGTTTGTCATGTGATCTACTGCATTGTTACTTATGCTTTGGGAAAGACCAAA ATGAGAAGGTGGAAGAAGTGGGAAGAGGAGACTAAGACTATCGAATATCAGTATTCACACG ATCCCGAGAGGTTTAGGTTTGCGCGGGATACATCTTTCGGGCGTAGACATCTGAGTTTCTGGAGCAAATCAACTATTACGCTGTGGATTGTATGTTTCTTCAGGCAGTTCTTTAGATCTGTAACCAAAGTTGATTACTTAACACTGAGACATGGTTTCATCATG gCCCATTTGGCTCCTGGGAGCGACGCAAGGTTCGATTTCCGAAAGTATATTCAGAGATCACTAGAGGAAGACTTCAAAACCATTGTCGAGATCAA CCCTGTGATCTGGTTCATAGCTGTGCTATTCCTCCTGACAAACACAAACG GATTGAATTCTTACCTCTGGCTACCGTTCATTCCCTTCATC GTGATTCTTATTGTTGGAACAAAACTTCAAGTGATAATAACAAAACTAGGACTTAGAATCCAAGAGAAAGGCGACGTAGTGAAAGGCACACCGCTAGTTCAACCCGGTGATCATTTCTTCTGGTTCGGTCGTCCACGTTTCATTCTCTTCCTCATTCACTTAGTCCTCTTCACG AACGCGTTTCAACTAGCTTTCTTTGTCTGGAGTACG TATGAATTCGGTCTAAAGAACTGTTTCCATGAAAGCAGAGTTGACGTGATCATCAGAATCTCAATCGG ACTTTTAGTTCAGATTCTTTGCAGCTACGTTACTCTTCCTCTATATGCTCTTGTTACTCAA ATGGGTTCAAAGATGAAACCAACAGTGTTCAACGAGAGAGTAGCAACAGCGTTAAAGAGTTGGCATCACACAgctaagaaaaatatcaaacatgGAAGAACTTCAGAATCAACAACACCTTTCTCTAGTAGACCAACAACACCAACTCATGGTTCTTCTCCGATTCATCTCCTTCGTAATGCTCCTCACAAACGAAGCAGAAGCGTTGACGAAAGCTTTGCGAATTCGTTTTCTCCGAGAAACTCTGATTTCGATTCGTGGGATCCTGAGTCTCAACATGAAACTGCTGAGACTTCGAATTCGAATCATCGTTCTAggtttggagaagaagaatcggagaaaaagtttgtttcttcatcagtGGAACTTCCTCCTGGACCTGGACAAATACGAACACAGCATGAGATTAGTACTATAAGCTTAAGGGATTTTTCGTTTAAGCGatga
- the MLO6 gene encoding Seven transmembrane MLO family protein (MILDEW RESISTANCE LOCUS O 6 (MLO6); CONTAINS InterPro DOMAIN/s: Mlo-related protein (InterPro:IPR004326); BEST Arabidopsis thaliana protein match is: Seven transmembrane MLO family protein (TAIR:AT1G11310.1).), translating into MLMGFISLLLTIGQGYISNICIPKNIAASMHPCSASEEARKYGKKDVPKEDEEENLRRKLLQLVDSLIPRRSLATKGYDKCAEKGKVAFVSAYGMHQLHIFIFVLAVCHVIYCIVTYALGKTKMRRWKKWEEETKTIEYQYSHDPERFRFARDTSFGRRHLSFWSKSTITLWIVCFFRQFFRSVTKVDYLTLRHGFIMAHLAPGSDARFDFRKYIQRSLEEDFKTIVEINPVIWFIAVLFLLTNTNGLNSYLWLPFIPFIVILIVGTKLQVIITKLGLRIQEKGDVVKGTPLVQPGDHFFWFGRPRFILFLIHLVLFTNAFQLAFFVWSTYEFGLKNCFHESRVDVIIRISIGLLVQILCSYVTLPLYALVTQMGSKMKPTVFNERVATALKSWHHTAKKNIKHGRTSESTTPFSSRPTTPTHGSSPIHLLRNAPHKRSRSVDESFANSFSPRNSDFDSWDPESQHETAETSNSNHRSRFGEEESEKKFVSSSVELPPGPGQIRTQHEISTISLRDFSFKR; encoded by the exons ATGCTGATGGGATTCATATCACTACTTCTAACAATTGGACAAGGATATATCTCAAATATTTGCATCCCTAAGAACATCGCAGCATCGATGCACCCTTGTAGTGCATCCGAAGAAGCAAGAAAGTATGGTAAGAAAGATGTCCcaaaggaagatgaagaagaaaacttgcGTCGAAAGCTTCTACAGTTAGTTGATTCTCTTATTCCTCGAAGGAGTTTGGCTACTAAAGGTTATGATAAGTGTGCAGAGAAG GGAAAAGTCGCTTTTGTATCGGCTTATGGCATGCATCAGCTGCATATATTCATCTTTGTTCTTGCGGTTTGTCATGTGATCTACTGCATTGTTACTTATGCTTTGGGAAAGACCAAA ATGAGAAGGTGGAAGAAGTGGGAAGAGGAGACTAAGACTATCGAATATCAGTATTCACACG ATCCCGAGAGGTTTAGGTTTGCGCGGGATACATCTTTCGGGCGTAGACATCTGAGTTTCTGGAGCAAATCAACTATTACGCTGTGGATTGTATGTTTCTTCAGGCAGTTCTTTAGATCTGTAACCAAAGTTGATTACTTAACACTGAGACATGGTTTCATCATG gCCCATTTGGCTCCTGGGAGCGACGCAAGGTTCGATTTCCGAAAGTATATTCAGAGATCACTAGAGGAAGACTTCAAAACCATTGTCGAGATCAA CCCTGTGATCTGGTTCATAGCTGTGCTATTCCTCCTGACAAACACAAACG GATTGAATTCTTACCTCTGGCTACCGTTCATTCCCTTCATC GTGATTCTTATTGTTGGAACAAAACTTCAAGTGATAATAACAAAACTAGGACTTAGAATCCAAGAGAAAGGCGACGTAGTGAAAGGCACACCGCTAGTTCAACCCGGTGATCATTTCTTCTGGTTCGGTCGTCCACGTTTCATTCTCTTCCTCATTCACTTAGTCCTCTTCACG AACGCGTTTCAACTAGCTTTCTTTGTCTGGAGTACG TATGAATTCGGTCTAAAGAACTGTTTCCATGAAAGCAGAGTTGACGTGATCATCAGAATCTCAATCGG ACTTTTAGTTCAGATTCTTTGCAGCTACGTTACTCTTCCTCTATATGCTCTTGTTACTCAA ATGGGTTCAAAGATGAAACCAACAGTGTTCAACGAGAGAGTAGCAACAGCGTTAAAGAGTTGGCATCACACAgctaagaaaaatatcaaacatgGAAGAACTTCAGAATCAACAACACCTTTCTCTAGTAGACCAACAACACCAACTCATGGTTCTTCTCCGATTCATCTCCTTCGTAATGCTCCTCACAAACGAAGCAGAAGCGTTGACGAAAGCTTTGCGAATTCGTTTTCTCCGAGAAACTCTGATTTCGATTCGTGGGATCCTGAGTCTCAACATGAAACTGCTGAGACTTCGAATTCGAATCATCGTTCTAggtttggagaagaagaatcggagaaaaagtttgtttcttcatcagtGGAACTTCCTCCTGGACCTGGACAAATACGAACACAGCATGAGATTAGTACTATAAGCTTAAGGGATTTTTCGTTTAAGCGatga
- the MLO6 gene encoding Seven transmembrane MLO family protein — MADQVKEKTLEETSTWAVAVVCFVLLLISIVIEKLIHKIGSWFKKKNKKALYEALEKVKAELMLMGFISLLLTIGQGYISNICIPKNIAASMHPCSASEEARKYGKKDVPKEDEEENLRRKLLQLVDSLIPRRSLATKGYDKCAEKGKVAFVSAYGMHQLHIFIFVLAVCHVIYCIVTYALGKTKMRRWKKWEEETKTIEYQYSHDPERFRFARDTSFGRRHLSFWSKSTITLWIVCFFRQFFRSVTKVDYLTLRHGFIMAHLAPGSDARFDFRKYIQRSLEEDFKTIVEINPVIWFIAVLFLLTNTNGLNSYLWLPFIPFIVILIVGTKLQVIITKLGLRIQEKGDVVKGTPLVQPGDHFFWFGRPRFILFLIHLVLFTNAFQLAFFVWSTYEFGLKNCFHESRVDVIIRISIGLLVQILCSYVTLPLYALVTQVRSTHTQKHIKIETFNFKN; from the exons ATGGCGGATCAAGTTAAAGAAAAGACATTGGAGGAAACTTCTACATGGGCCGTCGCGGTGGTTTGCTTCGTCTTGCTTCTGATTTCGATCGTTATTGAAAAACTTATTCATAAAATTGGATCC tggtttaaaaagaagaacaaaaaagctCTATATGAAGCACTTGAAAAAGTGAAAGCAG AGCTTATGCTGATGGGATTCATATCACTACTTCTAACAATTGGACAAGGATATATCTCAAATATTTGCATCCCTAAGAACATCGCAGCATCGATGCACCCTTGTAGTGCATCCGAAGAAGCAAGAAAGTATGGTAAGAAAGATGTCCcaaaggaagatgaagaagaaaacttgcGTCGAAAGCTTCTACAGTTAGTTGATTCTCTTATTCCTCGAAGGAGTTTGGCTACTAAAGGTTATGATAAGTGTGCAGAGAAG GGAAAAGTCGCTTTTGTATCGGCTTATGGCATGCATCAGCTGCATATATTCATCTTTGTTCTTGCGGTTTGTCATGTGATCTACTGCATTGTTACTTATGCTTTGGGAAAGACCAAA ATGAGAAGGTGGAAGAAGTGGGAAGAGGAGACTAAGACTATCGAATATCAGTATTCACACG ATCCCGAGAGGTTTAGGTTTGCGCGGGATACATCTTTCGGGCGTAGACATCTGAGTTTCTGGAGCAAATCAACTATTACGCTGTGGATTGTATGTTTCTTCAGGCAGTTCTTTAGATCTGTAACCAAAGTTGATTACTTAACACTGAGACATGGTTTCATCATG gCCCATTTGGCTCCTGGGAGCGACGCAAGGTTCGATTTCCGAAAGTATATTCAGAGATCACTAGAGGAAGACTTCAAAACCATTGTCGAGATCAA CCCTGTGATCTGGTTCATAGCTGTGCTATTCCTCCTGACAAACACAAACG GATTGAATTCTTACCTCTGGCTACCGTTCATTCCCTTCATC GTGATTCTTATTGTTGGAACAAAACTTCAAGTGATAATAACAAAACTAGGACTTAGAATCCAAGAGAAAGGCGACGTAGTGAAAGGCACACCGCTAGTTCAACCCGGTGATCATTTCTTCTGGTTCGGTCGTCCACGTTTCATTCTCTTCCTCATTCACTTAGTCCTCTTCACG AACGCGTTTCAACTAGCTTTCTTTGTCTGGAGTACG TATGAATTCGGTCTAAAGAACTGTTTCCATGAAAGCAGAGTTGACGTGATCATCAGAATCTCAATCGG ACTTTTAGTTCAGATTCTTTGCAGCTACGTTACTCTTCCTCTATATGCTCTTGTTACTCAAGTAAGATCCACgcacacacaaaaacacataaagattgaaactttcaatttcaaaaactgA
- the MLO6 gene encoding Seven transmembrane MLO family protein yields the protein MADQVKEKTLEETSTWAVAVVCFVLLLISIVIEKLIHKIGSWFKKKNKKALYEALEKVKAELMLMGFISLLLTIGQGYISNICIPKNIAASMHPCSASEEARKYGKKDVPKEDEEENLRRKLLQLVDSLIPRRSLATKGYDKCAEKGKVAFVSAYGMHQLHIFIFVLAVCHVIYCIVTYALGKTKMRRWKKWEEETKTIEYQYSHDPERFRFARDTSFGRRHLSFWSKSTITLWIVCFFRQFFRSVTKVDYLTLRHGFIMAHLAPGSDARFDFRKYIQRSLEEDFKTIVEINPVIWFIAVLFLLTNTNGLNSYLWLPFIPFIVILIVGTKLQVIITKLGLRIQEKGDVVKGTPLVQPGDHFFWFGRPRFILFLIHLVLFTNAFQLAFFVWSTYEFGLKNCFHESRVDVIIRISIG from the exons ATGGCGGATCAAGTTAAAGAAAAGACATTGGAGGAAACTTCTACATGGGCCGTCGCGGTGGTTTGCTTCGTCTTGCTTCTGATTTCGATCGTTATTGAAAAACTTATTCATAAAATTGGATCC tggtttaaaaagaagaacaaaaaagctCTATATGAAGCACTTGAAAAAGTGAAAGCAG AGCTTATGCTGATGGGATTCATATCACTACTTCTAACAATTGGACAAGGATATATCTCAAATATTTGCATCCCTAAGAACATCGCAGCATCGATGCACCCTTGTAGTGCATCCGAAGAAGCAAGAAAGTATGGTAAGAAAGATGTCCcaaaggaagatgaagaagaaaacttgcGTCGAAAGCTTCTACAGTTAGTTGATTCTCTTATTCCTCGAAGGAGTTTGGCTACTAAAGGTTATGATAAGTGTGCAGAGAAG GGAAAAGTCGCTTTTGTATCGGCTTATGGCATGCATCAGCTGCATATATTCATCTTTGTTCTTGCGGTTTGTCATGTGATCTACTGCATTGTTACTTATGCTTTGGGAAAGACCAAA ATGAGAAGGTGGAAGAAGTGGGAAGAGGAGACTAAGACTATCGAATATCAGTATTCACACG ATCCCGAGAGGTTTAGGTTTGCGCGGGATACATCTTTCGGGCGTAGACATCTGAGTTTCTGGAGCAAATCAACTATTACGCTGTGGATTGTATGTTTCTTCAGGCAGTTCTTTAGATCTGTAACCAAAGTTGATTACTTAACACTGAGACATGGTTTCATCATG gCCCATTTGGCTCCTGGGAGCGACGCAAGGTTCGATTTCCGAAAGTATATTCAGAGATCACTAGAGGAAGACTTCAAAACCATTGTCGAGATCAA CCCTGTGATCTGGTTCATAGCTGTGCTATTCCTCCTGACAAACACAAACG GATTGAATTCTTACCTCTGGCTACCGTTCATTCCCTTCATC GTGATTCTTATTGTTGGAACAAAACTTCAAGTGATAATAACAAAACTAGGACTTAGAATCCAAGAGAAAGGCGACGTAGTGAAAGGCACACCGCTAGTTCAACCCGGTGATCATTTCTTCTGGTTCGGTCGTCCACGTTTCATTCTCTTCCTCATTCACTTAGTCCTCTTCACG AACGCGTTTCAACTAGCTTTCTTTGTCTGGAGTACG TATGAATTCGGTCTAAAGAACTGTTTCCATGAAAGCAGAGTTGACGTGATCATCAGAATCTCAATCGGGTAA
- the MLO6 gene encoding Seven transmembrane MLO family protein: MADQVKEKTLEETSTWAVAVVCFVLLLISIVIEKLIHKIGSWFKKKNKKALYEALEKVKAELMLMGFISLLLTIGQGYISNICIPKNIAASMHPCSASEEARKYGKKDVPKEDEEENLRRKLLQLVDSLIPRRSLATKGYDKCAEKGKVAFVSAYGMHQLHIFIFVLAVCHVIYCIVTYALGKTKMRRWKKWEEETKTIEYQYSHDPERFRFARDTSFGRRHLSFWSKSTITLWIVCFFRQFFRSVTKVDYLTLRHGFIMAHLAPGSDARFDFRKYIQRSLEEDFKTIVEINPVIWFIAVLFLLTNTNGLNSYLWLPFIPFIVILIVGTKLQVIITKLGLRIQEKGDVVKGTPLVQPGDHFFWFGRPRFILFLIHLVLFTNAFQLAFFVWSTVSKQSCILHELET; encoded by the exons ATGGCGGATCAAGTTAAAGAAAAGACATTGGAGGAAACTTCTACATGGGCCGTCGCGGTGGTTTGCTTCGTCTTGCTTCTGATTTCGATCGTTATTGAAAAACTTATTCATAAAATTGGATCC tggtttaaaaagaagaacaaaaaagctCTATATGAAGCACTTGAAAAAGTGAAAGCAG AGCTTATGCTGATGGGATTCATATCACTACTTCTAACAATTGGACAAGGATATATCTCAAATATTTGCATCCCTAAGAACATCGCAGCATCGATGCACCCTTGTAGTGCATCCGAAGAAGCAAGAAAGTATGGTAAGAAAGATGTCCcaaaggaagatgaagaagaaaacttgcGTCGAAAGCTTCTACAGTTAGTTGATTCTCTTATTCCTCGAAGGAGTTTGGCTACTAAAGGTTATGATAAGTGTGCAGAGAAG GGAAAAGTCGCTTTTGTATCGGCTTATGGCATGCATCAGCTGCATATATTCATCTTTGTTCTTGCGGTTTGTCATGTGATCTACTGCATTGTTACTTATGCTTTGGGAAAGACCAAA ATGAGAAGGTGGAAGAAGTGGGAAGAGGAGACTAAGACTATCGAATATCAGTATTCACACG ATCCCGAGAGGTTTAGGTTTGCGCGGGATACATCTTTCGGGCGTAGACATCTGAGTTTCTGGAGCAAATCAACTATTACGCTGTGGATTGTATGTTTCTTCAGGCAGTTCTTTAGATCTGTAACCAAAGTTGATTACTTAACACTGAGACATGGTTTCATCATG gCCCATTTGGCTCCTGGGAGCGACGCAAGGTTCGATTTCCGAAAGTATATTCAGAGATCACTAGAGGAAGACTTCAAAACCATTGTCGAGATCAA CCCTGTGATCTGGTTCATAGCTGTGCTATTCCTCCTGACAAACACAAACG GATTGAATTCTTACCTCTGGCTACCGTTCATTCCCTTCATC GTGATTCTTATTGTTGGAACAAAACTTCAAGTGATAATAACAAAACTAGGACTTAGAATCCAAGAGAAAGGCGACGTAGTGAAAGGCACACCGCTAGTTCAACCCGGTGATCATTTCTTCTGGTTCGGTCGTCCACGTTTCATTCTCTTCCTCATTCACTTAGTCCTCTTCACG AACGCGTTTCAACTAGCTTTCTTTGTCTGGAGTACGGTAAGCAAGCAATCCTGCATTCTCCATGAACTTGAAACGTAA
- the RALFL8 gene encoding ralf-like 8 (ralf-like 8 (RALFL8); FUNCTIONS IN: signal transducer activity; INVOLVED IN: N-terminal protein myristoylation, cell-cell signaling; LOCATED IN: apoplast; EXPRESSED IN: flower; EXPRESSED DURING: rosette growth complete; CONTAINS InterPro DOMAIN/s: Rapid ALkalinization Factor (InterPro:IPR008801); BEST Arabidopsis thaliana protein match is: ralf-like 9 (TAIR:AT1G61566.1); Has 33 Blast hits to 33 proteins in 7 species: Archae - 0; Bacteria - 0; Metazoa - 0; Fungi - 0; Plants - 33; Viruses - 0; Other Eukaryotes - 0 (source: NCBI BLink).), with translation MGMSKSIKVILSLALVVFLALAGTKVEASVRYITYPAIDRGDHAVHCDKAHPNTCKKKQANPYRRGCGVLEGCHRETGPKPT, from the coding sequence atggGGATGTCTAAAAGTATCAAGGTTATCCTATCTCTTGCTCTTGTAGTGTTCTTGGCACTTGCAGGAACCAAGGTTGAGGCCTCCGTAAGATACATAACTTATCCTGCTATCGATCGTGGAGATCATGCTGTACATTGTGACAAAGCCCACCCTAACACctgcaagaagaaacaagcaaATCCTTACAGGAGAGGATGCGGAGTGCTCGAAGGTTGCCATCGTGAAACAGGTCCAAAGCCCACCTAA
- the RALFL9 gene encoding ralf-like 9 (ralf-like 9 (RALFL9); CONTAINS InterPro DOMAIN/s: Rapid ALkalinization Factor (InterPro:IPR008801); BEST Arabidopsis thaliana protein match is: ralf-like 8 (TAIR:AT1G61563.1); Has 62 Blast hits to 62 proteins in 8 species: Archae - 0; Bacteria - 0; Metazoa - 0; Fungi - 0; Plants - 62; Viruses - 0; Other Eukaryotes - 0 (source: NCBI BLink).): MGMSKSIKVILSLALVVFLALAATKVEATRYITYPAIDRGDHAVHCDKAHPNTCKKKEANPYQRGCEKINRCRGG; the protein is encoded by the coding sequence atggGGATGTCTAAAAGTATCAAGGTTATCTTATCTCTTGCTCTCGTAGTGTTCTTGGCCCTTGCTGCAACCAAGGTTGAGGCCACAAGATACATAACTTATCCTGCTATCGATCGTGGAGATCATGCTGTACATTGTGACAAAGCCCACCCTAACACCtgcaagaagaaagaagcaaatcCTTACCAGAGAGGATGCGAGAAGATCAATCGTTGCCGTGGTGGATAG